Below is a genomic region from Methanomethylovorans hollandica DSM 15978.
TGCAGAGATTCATTACACAATTCCAGTAATAATTACTGAAGGAGATACAACTGTGTCGGATGCAACAGCAGCAGAGTTACACGTTGTTGAAGTTTCATCTAGAGTTACATTCTATGATGTTAGATCATATTTAAACAACGTAACTGAACAGTGGAGTTGAATAAATGTTTCAGAAAAAGAGCCGTTATATATTCAGTGATTATACTCCAACAATAGATGCATTATTAAGTGTCACAATGCTATCTATAATTGCAATAGCAGTATTGTCTGTTCCATCTCCAGACTCTTATATGCAAGATGTTCGAGTCGATATACTTACAGTCCAGGCTCGACAAATCGCTGTACCAACAACAATTGCACTATGGCCTGATCTTGGTGTCAATTATGAAATTGGGAAATATGAATCAACTTCAATTTCAGGCTATCAAAATAACTTTGAAAACACTGTCCAAGAAGAAACAATGTCTTTTTTGACGGATACAATCGAGATGAACACACTAACTGCTCACCAGTACCAGATATTCCTAACTATGGAAGGGAGAAGAGAACCAGATTCTTCTCTTGCAACGTGTAATGGGAATTATGGCATGAGTTGGATAAACCATGCAACATGTGATCCTGATGAACCATTGTCATATGTTATTATAAAACACTGATATGAGGTAGAAAATATGTCCGAAAACAATTCAATAATCTATTCTCCAATTCCTCGCAATCTTTTGGATATAGAACAGATAAAAAAGACTCCATGTCAATTTATTATGCCTACGGATATTGTCCAAGGAGAAAAAGTTGAAACAATAGAGGTCACATGTGAAATGTGTCCTAAAACAAAGTGCGGACTAGAAGAATTAGCTTGTGCTCACTTCATTTCGAAGGAACTGAGTACAAACTCTAGTTTTAGGTCTTTGGTAATTCGTGGGAAGAAGGAACAAAGATCATATCATAGTGACCAGATGAAAAGGATATATGAATTGGTAAAGATCTACAAGAAAATAAAAATTGAGCCAGTTCAAGAATCAACGAGTATTTCCTGTCAGGTTTGCTATGAATTTCTGGATAAATTATTTATTACACTGAAAACGATGATTATTTCCGATCCCGGTGTACTTTATAAGAATAGAGAGTTCTATAAAGCATTTGCAGGAGACCTCTGCCCTTCATGTTCAGTTCCATTAATGGATTTTATTACATTGGTCGAAAGAGAATTTCCTGTTAATTATCCTGAGTGGAGTCAGTTTGTAGATGCAACAACTGATTATAAAATCGAATACTATGTTCCAATAATTGAAAGTAAAAGAAGCGATTATACTCACTTAACGGACTCTAATCATCTAATCACGATATCCGAAAGAAATGTAAATGGCTATACTATTAGAATAGCACAAGATCCCTTTTCTGTTGGAAAAACCGATATACCCGATTTAGATGATATGTTCCCAGTATCAGGTACAGACTTCATACGTAGGCAAAAAGTATATGCAATTTCGATGGAGTTGCCAGACCATGTTAATCAGATAATATCAAAGTTACAGAGTTTTATTGTAAATGATCCAGACACAAAACGTGTTTGGAATTACATGATCCGTTCAACTGCAGCGAGAAATTTTATCAAATCAAAAGTTAGACAATCGATTTCATCTGTTATTAATGAACTTGGAATTGATGAAAATCTGATTACTAAGGAAGAAAAAGAAATAATTGAAAGCAAAATAGTTGAACTAACTGTTGGATGGGGAATATGGGAGATATTCCTAAGTGATGATAACGTAAATGAGATATTTGCTGTATCTGGGCGGCATGTAGTAGTGGAAACATATCAGGACGGCAAGTGCAGAACAAACATGGTTCCATCTGAAGAAGAATTCAATAGATTCATTCGGATGTTAACTGTGAATGTCAGGGAAGCTGACTTCTGGAATAGGGTTCTTGAGGTTGTAATTGATCCTGAAAAAGATGATATACACTTTGGAAAGATGCGTCTAACACTTTTCAAAAAGCCATTAGTTGAAAACCATGCGTTTATTATTAGAAAACATCGTCATATGCAACTAAGTGGTTCAGAGCTCATATTATTTGGGACAATGTCTCCTGCAATGTTAGCATATTGTACAATGATGAAAAGGCGAAACAAATGCAATATGATTTATGTAGGCGATGTTGGATCTGGAAAGACTACTGTCCAATTGATTGTAGATACCAAGGTTCCTAAAGATAGTACTCTGATTACTATTGGTGATATTGTTGAATTGGATATGGGTGGATCTGGTTTCCAAAATCTTACTTTATATGCAGATCGACCAGGTGAAGAGAAGATCGGGCAGTCCCGGTCAACTCTTATTGCGAAAGCTCTACGTACTAAGAGCGATGCAGACCAAATAACAGAGGTATTGTCGCCAGATGATACACATGCATGGGTTCATACATGGGTTGCTGGTAAAGCAGGAAGTGTAACTTATCATGCAGCTAACATTGAAAAAATGCTAGTTCGCTGTGGAGACGAACTTAGAAGTACAGGAACACTTGATCCATCGACGAAAATGTACATTTTCCAGACCGTTATTGCATCAAGGCGTATTCTTTCAACAGAAGGATATAAGTATAGAGTGGTTGCGGTTGAGTGGGTGATTGACAAAAAGGATCCATCCACTAATCTTCCTCTAACATTGGATTTGTTTAAATGGGATAGTGATCATGATATCCATAGATTCAATGCTGAAAACTTCAAGGAGATTTATAATTCATATAAATTTAAGGAAATACTCTACAGTGTTGATACGGTGAAACATTGGGAACTACCATCTGAAATGGAAGTATATGAGAAATTATGGCTATCTCTTCTGAATTGTATTAATATTTACAAAGAATTCGGATTATTTGGACACATTGCAAAAGGACAAATCCCACATTTCCAGCGTGAAATTGAACTATTCAGCGATATATTTGATGCTCAAGTGGATATGTATAGAACCAGAAAGACTACTGACTGGAACCAATTACTATTACTGGGTAAGAGAAAAATTTATTCAGGCCTATTAGAGACAATTAAAGAATATAAACCAGACTCCATAGAAGATATCATAAGAAAGATATCTGAATATGACCAAGCTGAACCAGAATCTGAGTTTCATGAATTGGCTATGGCAAATAAAATAGCGAATTTGTAAAAAGGTGATTTCATGACGGGTACTAAACCAGCGAAACCTACTAAGAGTATAGAAAAAATCCAGAATTTCATTAGAATTATTAATACAACTCCATTAACATGGGATGATGCAGT
It encodes:
- a CDS encoding ATPase, T2SS/T4P/T4SS family, which codes for MSENNSIIYSPIPRNLLDIEQIKKTPCQFIMPTDIVQGEKVETIEVTCEMCPKTKCGLEELACAHFISKELSTNSSFRSLVIRGKKEQRSYHSDQMKRIYELVKIYKKIKIEPVQESTSISCQVCYEFLDKLFITLKTMIISDPGVLYKNREFYKAFAGDLCPSCSVPLMDFITLVEREFPVNYPEWSQFVDATTDYKIEYYVPIIESKRSDYTHLTDSNHLITISERNVNGYTIRIAQDPFSVGKTDIPDLDDMFPVSGTDFIRRQKVYAISMELPDHVNQIISKLQSFIVNDPDTKRVWNYMIRSTAARNFIKSKVRQSISSVINELGIDENLITKEEKEIIESKIVELTVGWGIWEIFLSDDNVNEIFAVSGRHVVVETYQDGKCRTNMVPSEEEFNRFIRMLTVNVREADFWNRVLEVVIDPEKDDIHFGKMRLTLFKKPLVENHAFIIRKHRHMQLSGSELILFGTMSPAMLAYCTMMKRRNKCNMIYVGDVGSGKTTVQLIVDTKVPKDSTLITIGDIVELDMGGSGFQNLTLYADRPGEEKIGQSRSTLIAKALRTKSDADQITEVLSPDDTHAWVHTWVAGKAGSVTYHAANIEKMLVRCGDELRSTGTLDPSTKMYIFQTVIASRRILSTEGYKYRVVAVEWVIDKKDPSTNLPLTLDLFKWDSDHDIHRFNAENFKEIYNSYKFKEILYSVDTVKHWELPSEMEVYEKLWLSLLNCINIYKEFGLFGHIAKGQIPHFQREIELFSDIFDAQVDMYRTRKTTDWNQLLLLGKRKIYSGLLETIKEYKPDSIEDIIRKISEYDQAEPESEFHELAMANKIANL